The segment tgctGTGTGATAATAAAATGCAGCTCTAACTGCAAAGTCGCTGTGTTCTCACGCTATTAGAATATAATAAGTACAAAAGTtctatgttatatgttatagtaTTAAATTATTCTGCTGATTTAAATATAGCTGTTGTGTCATTCATTTGCCAATAATGTCAAATATAATTGTGCTTAataacatatatgtttttataatgaGACAAGGTAATGAATTATAATACCTATAAACACATTAAGGTGAGCAACATTGTTCACTTAAATATAGAGGCAATGATTAGCTATCTGAGGCTGATATCAATTAGTGTATGAAATGACTCTGTTTGTGATTCAAGCTCATTAAACTGTCATAATATATTAGGGCACAGATATAATTTTCTTATGGTTGTTCAAATATAGACTATATGTCCTGATACCAAGTGCTAACTTGTTAAATTAATGGCTTAATTCGCTTGGCACCATTGGGTTGCTACAATACGAGTGGCGTGATTGGCACGTAAATATGAATGCCGTTAGCTAGGCTAAGTATTGCCCAGAAGTTAAGGAGATCTGTATCCTATCATTATATCCCCAATAACTAGCATGATTGACCACAAGAATATGATGTATAGTTTCCGAGCCTGAGCTTGATCTGACTTAATACGAGTACACTGATATCTAGCTAAACTATTAATAAGTCAAGAGTGTAACATCAGCAGAGCGTGAGAAACACAGCGAAccccgacgcgcgtttcgcttgtgtgctttttcaaggcaagacaAGCCATAGCAATGATTGGATATTTAAGCTGTATACAGGCCATCCCTTCGTCTACGTCATTAATAGAGATCCAATCATATGATATATCTCGCGGGGATGATAGACAGCGGTATCTGCCTGTAGAATGTCGGATTAAAGGTGTCCTGAAATCTTATTGGTATCGGAATAGAAACAGAAAACATGTTTCCTAAAAAGCAATAGAACGGGAACTCAGTTTCAAACTTTGATTAGTGTTATTGCTTATGAGTTGTCATAGGATTTAAGGTGGAGTTTCATTTAATGAACAAGATCTCTGAGCATATTCTGGTAAGTGTTCTCAGTAAATTGTCATTAGCAGTTTACAATATCATGTATTATATATCACCACTGATCAAAGaaagatataaatatacagtaataatacataaattGATCCTATAATACTAAAGTAAAAGACAGTATTCTGTATTTATATACAGCAGTCTGGTATCATATGGGTATAGATATAATATTCATTAGGTgcaatagaaaataaaactaCCCTgagtgtgttttgactaactagaATTGTCTACTATTATTATACTATGTATTAACATAGATCATTATTCAAAGTGTTCAAGTGGGTGTTCGCAGTAAATTGTCAATGGTGGTTTACAGTATCATATGTTACATGTCACCATTAGTTCAGCAAaggtataaatataaaattataatacataaattaatCCTGTAGTACTAAGGTGAATAAAGATGTACTACATTTATATACAATAGTCCTATATCATGTAAGTACAAATATAATATCTATAAGGTGCAATAGAAATACTAAAGGTAACCTTGGTGTATTGAAACTAAttttggttatctactaaaaTAATTCATTATTAAGAGTGATATTAATCAAATATCACATCCTAGTGAGGTGATTGAAATCAAAAGCTGATGTGTGGAACTGTGTGATGAACCTTGTGTAACATTTAACTTTTATAGGTGATTTAGACCATCCATCATGTTGTAAACATGATTTGATGGATTAAGAGCCAGATCACTGACAAGTGGATAATCAATATTAAAAATGGGGGAGAAGGGGAGAAGGGgtggttttatattattatatacataagTGAGTCAGATATTATATCTATACGTCTCCATTATTTCTATAATTATTTTTAGTACTCCAGTACTTTTTTAAGATTGAGTTGATTCCTGGTAGTATTAACAGGTCGTGTCATAGATGCATCATTTGATATCTCCCCTTCAGAGGAGTCAATTTCTGACGTTGTATAAGATGTTGATGGTTTGTTAAATTTTTGGGTTCTCCATCTAAAAACTCTATTTTGTGCATAGTCCTTAGTATCCCTAAgtaatttgtttttcttcttttcaataatttctttttcatatatatccagatctaattttaatttttcatacatttttttttaaaagattcatCCTTCTCAAAAGCTTTTAATTTTTCACCAAGTAAGGTGATCTCTTGGTTACATTGTTCTAAAATAATGGTGTCATGTTTGACCAGGATGTTTATTAATTCATTAGCACAATTAGTTAGAGTTCGCtcccattctttttttatttcttgctaAGTCAAAGGCGGGATAAATTTTAGGTCTAAGACCCCTTGGTATCATTTGTTGGTGAGTATATTTCTCAAACATGGCCTTGTTCCAATAGGTTTTCGTCTGTTTATATAAGGCAGACTTTAGTTCATATAAGTGGTCTGACCAGCCTTTCTGTATATCTTCATTGGAATTTAAAAGGAGATCAAAGTCCCCATTATTGATCCATTTTTCTCGTCTTTGATTAAGATCATAACAGATATTAAATGTTGCCATTATAGATTTATAATTTATTGTCCTGATAATATCTGTTAATTGTAATTGTATAGGTTTATAATGTCACTTGTGCTGGTAACACAGAGAGTGAGAAAGACCTCACAAATTAAATTGGGTACTAAGAGTAGAAATGACCGCACTAAGTGGGTTAATAAATGAACAATATTTAACCCCCAATCTTACTTATGATGTATTCCAGAATAACTATCCTATCAtagctggagggtgctcccttatacttGTAATTAACACGCGTCGGCATTCGCTGTGTTTCTCACGCTCTGCTGATGTTACACTCTTGACTTATTAATAGTTTAGCTAGATATCAGTGTACTCGTATTAAATCAGATCAAGCTCAGGCTCGGAAACTATACATCATATTCTTGTGGTCAATCACGCTAGTTATTGGGGATATAATGATAGGATACAGATCTCCTTAACTTCTGGGCAATACTTAGCCTAGCTAACGGCATTCATATTTACGTGTCAATCACGCCACTCGTATAGTAGCAACCCAATAGTGCCAAGCGAATTAAGCCATTAATTTAACAAGTTAGCACTTGGTATCAGGACATATAGTCTATATTTGAACAACCATAAGAAAATTATATCTGTGCCCTAATATATTATGACAGTTTAATGAGCTTGAATCACAAACAGAGTCATTTCATACACTAATTGATATCAGCCTCAGATAGCTAATCATTGCCTCTATATTTAAGTGAACAATGTTGCTCACCTTAATGTGTTTATAGGTATTATAATTCATTACCTTGTCtcattataaaaacatatatgttatTAAGCACAATTATATTTGACATTATTGGCAAATGAATGACACAACAGCTATATTTAAATCAGCAGAATAATTTAATACTATAACATAGAACTTTTGTACTTATTATATTCTAATAGCGTGAGAACACAGCGACTTTGCAGTTAGAGCTGCATTTTATTATCACACagcacatgtttttaatataCTTCGCTAGTTGTTTGATatatcatttttaatgcataccaataaaatgttattttaatttcaatACCCAGGAGTGCCTCTagacatactttcttttcttttggtCCTATACGTTAATTACaagtataagggagcaccctccagctaTGATAGGATAGTTATTCTGGAATACATCATAAGTAAGATTGGGGGTTAAATATTGTTCATTTATTAACCCACTAAGTGCGGTCATTTCTACTCTTAGTACCCAATTTCACCCGGAGTGCAAACATCCTACCATAGAATGCAGGCAGCCCACGCATTTTCTATACAGACATGTAATTGGCCCTCTGCAAACCAAAACTATATTATGGTCTCATGTTTCATACAGTGTCACATACACCAGCATCAATGACCACCAACTAGGACTTATTgtagtttatttaataatatagggcctgattcattaaggatcttaaatgaagattatccttatttcagtctcctggacaaaaccatgttaaatgcaaggggtgcaaattagttttctgttttgcacataagttaaatactgactgttttttcatgtaacacacaaatacttgatagattatttgcacactgaaatgtaaagttgatatgtgtgtggtacatgaaaaaacagtcagtatttaacttatgtgcaaaacagaacactcatttgcaccccttgcattgtaacatggttttgtccaggagattgaaataaggatcctctttatttaagatccttaatgaatcagggcccataGTGAGAAAAGTATTGATGTGATGTAACTCACAACCAACCACACATCAGACTAAATCTTCAGCTGACTGGTTGATAGGATTTAGCGCATAGATTAAATTAACCCCATATGTTGTGCTGCAATTGGACAAAAACCACAGAGAGGGGCTGGGCTACAATCCAACTCCTGATCCATACACAATAAGTAAAGCACGACCATACAACATAACTACAAGCCCACTTGTGGATCATTCCTTCTCTGGTCAACTATGATATTGCCAATCAGTTAGAAAAAAAACCATTTAGCACATTACAGATGTTTAATGTATCCTTTATTATGTATTGTGGTATCTCACATAATACATCATGATATTGTTATTTCTGTAGTGCTATATTTTTCCAAACTGTAAAACCTAATCCCGTACTAAGCTTCGTCCCATCTCATCTCACAGCTGAGATGTTATGTTTCCAGCCAGACTGCATGTCAGACCTGTCCCGTCTTCTTCTATATTAATTGCTTTCACCTTTCCATCTTCAACTATGagggaaaacctgaaaaaaaaaaaaaagaaaagagaaaaaaggaatGGCGTTGCCCTTTTGAACATCTGGAATGAACAGAACACCGACTTAGAAGCTCTACCGGAAACTGAAAATCCAGTGGAATCTACTAGATATAAGCCCAGTTTCAAAAGGTTACTTACCTGGTGTCCAGCGATTGGGTTAGGAGAGTTCCctaattccccctcctcctccactcgCTTAAGCACACTGTCACACAGCTTGTTGACCACTGACAAGATACTGCTAGCGGAACTGTACAGGAGTGGTGACAGATGTgcaccaggtgtgtgtgtgtgtgtgtgtgtggacgacGACACACTAGATACTCTGAATGCTCAACCGCAGATAAGGAAAGTTGAGAAAACTGGGGCATTTATTGCCCAGCGTTTCAGTTAGTAGTCATAACTTTCATCAgggatgtttattatttattcctTATTGGCGTAGTCACTAAAGTGGTGCATTTTTTTGAGCAAATAATTCACACAGGAATGCACAGCTGTGGCTGTAACACAGGTAATACCAACCTGAAAATCAGAGCGACAGCAATTTGAAAATAGCGATTCCTGTAGCTTCCAGGAAACATGCTAAGTAAGTATAGTAAGCTTAACAAGAGAAAAAGGTCAAACTAGTTCAACCCTTCATAAATGGTAAGGGGGAAATGTATCCAACCTTCTAAAAAGAGATAGAAGAGGTgttgcatccaatcagattctagctaccattatttagaatctgattggctgctatgggcaacaccttcacttttcctttttagaagttttaatgcatttttaccCCTACGCGTGTTTATTTAGAGGAAGACAAACCAAGATCCCCAATATGGCAGTTGCCGATTTAGCCACACAGGGGCAGTGTAGGGGTGGGGGGCGAATACATCCTCCAGATTCCTATGCTGAAatggctttttttccccccatttgaAGTTGATGTCTTCTGTATGGCCCTTGAATAAGTTCTTTAAGCAAATCTCTGTAATGGTATccaatatatctatacatattaaataggatatatatatatatatatatatatatatatatatatatatatatatatatatatatatatatatatatatatatatatatgtctttttcCCCAAAGTAATCAAAGCTTGTTCTTCTAACCTCTGCTTGTAATTGAAGCCTTCCATTCACTATTATTAATGAACCCTCTCGAGTATCCCCTCTATCTCTTGGGCAAGGTGGAGTACCCAAAACTGTACCCCACATTCCAGATGCGAGTAGTACATTTAAATTACATGCATTTACCCCCTTTTCATGTATCCTAGGAATACATATATGATTTCACTCATGAGTTTTTACAAACACTGTGATGGATCACAGATTTTTCACTACTCACGATTTATATTGGTATTTGCTTtaagtacatttatatataaattattaatggATACATTTTTCACTTTTTAGAAGAATTTCCTCACCTGTAACTACATCACTTAAAGGAATATCAGAAAGAGGATTTTTCGACTTGCAACAACAGTGTCACATTTAGAAACTTTGTTTTTGGACTTTAATTATTTAGGACAATAGCACAGTCATTCACGTCATTATTGTTGATATAGGTTTTTCAGTCTGTTTTTCAGCTTCAGTCTGAAGAGCATGTAATATACCGACAGCCACAGACCACAGGTATTTTCTCACTAGCGATATACTTCAGGCACGGTACTCCTTCGTGTTTGTTCTACAATCTTCCCTAAACCTGTCTGAAATTAGCTAGTGGATGACTCCAATCCACATGCAGTGTTACTTTCCTAAATAAGTTGATGTTGCCTAGAAAAATGGGTCACTCAGCTTTACAAAATTTTCACTGACAACAGTACAAATGCAATTTGATAACTACTATTTAAAGATGTTATCCATCAGTGATATGCTGCCATGATGGAGAGCATGTGCAACATAATTCAGTAGGAGTTTTAGCTGGGCTCACCTCTTACAACGCTTATTTCCAAAGAGATCTTCCAGCTCTTTTTTGTCCAGAAGTAATCCTGCAGcctgagagaaaaataaaataaaaaaataaaaaatacagtgaaCTAACATGTAATTAGAGATGCTTCTACTAGCCTAAACACCATTGGACTGTGAATtaaacacacaatataaaaagtaAAGGTAAAACTGTATGCACACAACATAATACACATGTAGACAACGCCTACACTCAAATGTACCTTGATAGATACATTTTTTAGAgagaggacttttttttttttttttagtcgggAGAGGTGTGCTGTCATAACCCAATTACTAACACCTCTATCCATACTCCTGTCTGGAACCAAAGGCCTCTTCTGACAAAGTAAAATGGAGAACTATCAATCAgtccaataaataaaaacatcttaTAAAAACTTCTACGTTTACATGTAAGGTGCCTTATATGACATTATATCTCCTTCACTAGTGAACTGTGGGCAAATATTTGTCTTCtgttgccccccctccccccaggaaGTGGTCGCTTGTTGTGTCCTTCAAACATCTTACAACCAAGCTTCACTTAATGGCACTATGTTGCATGTACAGAAATACTTCCCCCACCAAATACAACCTCTCTCTAATATCATCATTAAACTATTTATAAATTTCCAACTTCCAAAATGAGTAAAATTCTTGGTAAAGTatgattaaatattataataGTGTAATACTAAAGCAGATTTCCTGAATCCATGGAAAGATTGCCTATCTGCCCTTAAGCTACAGATTAACCACAAACCCCCTATTTGAAACAACCACACATCAATCCtgtaaaatacataaacatattGGAAACATTACGAAAAGTAACTGCTGTAATCCAGTAACCAGTCAGAGGTtttctatctgtatatatatttttgttatctgtactAGTTATACTGACTATTTCCATtgggctgcatttttttttatgaatctgTACACCAATGTTTGTAAATGTCCttcaatgtgtactgtaaaatAGGCAAAATGAGGTATTCTTACTAAAGCACAGTATACACAGCACACATGTAGTTACATTACAAGCTGTGCTGATGTAGTGGACGGATTGTTATGAAAGCTGCAGGCACTGCTGCAGTTATTTATAGGGTGTGATTCATAGTAATTACCTTGGCAAAGGCTCCAGTTGGATCGGCTAACATATGAATCTACAGAAGAATTAGATTGTTAGACAATGGATGGAGCATAACATATACTATTACATACATGCTGGAAAACGGTCAAATCTATGATCGTTCTCTTTTAGAAAACAATTGTCATGTGTCTGAATGTATTGGGTAtagaacatttaaaatatatagtgcTCTGCAGTGCCAGGATGCGGTCTCTCCCTGTTGAATACAATAAGAAAACACTTTTTGCAGTGTTTAATCATCATGCTCAATTAAGCAAATTTATAAGCTGATAAATGCAGTTTTGTAAAACAagtaggtgtcactgttgctatTGCCTTCTATGGACTCACCAAAACAAATGTTGCAACGATGATAACTGCAGGTTATAAAATATTGTTCGACAtagcaaaacagttaaaaaactgTATGTACagttaaatacacatttttaaaggaaataaattgaTAAGATTAAATACAGTGGTTTCCCTTTAGACAACAGAAACGATTATATTTTGAGGTTATTCTCATTTCCTCGTGTTTCTGTCCACTGACAGGTTGCTTTATCTTGTCCTGTCTGTAGTTTATTTGGGCATGAGGTTGTATACCCTAGGTGGACCCATATGTTAAAAGACAAGCTCTACTGTATAGCAATAGTATGTTAAAGATATTTActttattgtataaataaatgaaaatgcttTCCTTCTGGGAGAAAACGCCAATGGGTGAACCATCATAATACTACAATTAAGATTTTATCATGCATCATTGAGTCAGTGTAATCCTTAATATGTTGATTACAGTAAAATAATGGCTAGTAAAATGCCCTGAACGCAGAGTTACACAACAAGCTCTACAAAGGTGGAAGGGAGCCAATTTCAGGAGTTACACAACAGCCAGTCTGAACACTAACTCTTGTACTGTCATCCTCTCGAACCTAAAATATTACTTAATAGAGTGATAGGCAGTCACAAGTAACTCTTCACAGCCTGAAGACTAGCAGGAGATGCCAAAATGATCATGAAACGATGAGCCAGTCAAATAGTCTAGTGGCCAGGGAAGAGGCTGCCAATCAGGGTCTAATACTCAAAAAATAGTCAGCAGTTACTAGGTATGGTTTGTTCAGCTATGTATGGATGTGCCTAGTGATTGTGAAAAATACTATGTTAGAACATACAAATGTATAATTTAGTTACCTGTGATGACACTTCATAACAGAACAGATTACAGCTAATATTGTGTATCATTCTGTAGCACACTTCTGtacttttatgtaaataaaaagcaacaGGCATACAATGAGTTGTCTCTGCTTCCTAAGCATAAAGTCACAAAATCtgctattatttttctttaccttGCCTTCTGCCCCGTGCACTTTCCCCCACTCGCTCACAACAAAGGCATCATTAACAGAGATACAAGCCAGAATCTCCACTCCACGGGATTTCAGATCCTCTGCCTGATTTACGTATCCAGGCAAGTGTGTCTGAGAGCAACAAAGAGCAGGAAAGACAAGTTAAATACAACAACAATCACCACCAACTATTCATATGTTTGATCAGGTCAGTATTTTTATAGCTATGAAGAACAATGGGCCACATTGAACACATATCATAAAGACAGAATAAAGAAGTGATTAAAACACATTTCGTAAACGACACGTTTACTTGAGTAAAAACATGTTTCCTTTAGAAACTGATGCAGCATTATATGGCAGATAACAGAGCTACTAACAAAGGGACACACTGGTAGATGTGTGGTGATAAAATGTATTCGTGTCAAGATGTCATGCACAAGATTCTTTAAGGTTACAAATGGCGATGTTGCAGCAGTTTGAGAAAAGCAAGCCCTTCTCTTGCTCGGACCATACGagacattggggcatatttaagaaaaaacggtattgcactatcgtgcacttaccgtgtaatttgatccagaaagtgtccaacgcaaatttattaaagtcccatcgcactgatgactgatgaaaatgactgcttttcacttcagatcgtttttgcgagcagtcaccatacaacagtatggtgactgctcctggccgcaatctaacaagtcccgaaaaaacatttttttcgggaacttgtcatgttaatgtacagctgaagctggcgtacatcatccgaattgaagaaatctaatgctgtcagctctgctccgaagagcagagctggacagcgcatgtgtggagggatcacatgatccctccctgtcactcaccgctgtctctgcaacgagaggggatctgtgtgcgcatgtccggttcttggaactggacatgcgcaattgaagaatgaagagaagacccggagacagcgcttccgaagaggggggtaagtatgattttttttatcactgaaacagcagtttttcggaactgctgtttctgtgcagggctatacataaatgtgagaagtagttcaatccttatcattgcgataaggattgaaaactacttttcactttatgtgaatattgataaatgtgccctatTGTGTGAAACTACCAGATTAGCGGAAAGTCGGACtttgttattttattactatCACCAAAGTCTTGCCTggaacccccctccctccatggACGACAGACGGGCAAAAATGTTAGGCATATAAAATGCCTGCAGCGGGCCCTGTGCAGCAGCACCGTGGACGCTTCTCTGAACGGCATCGCACTTGCAGTCCTTTGTAAGTTGGCCACAATGGCCCTTCCCAGGCTGAACACCTAGGTGAGGACTGACTGCTTTTAACGTCAACTAGGTGAGTCACGCTTCAGGCAGTCTGCctttgtaatataatacattaaatatataatagtcAATGTCTTTTATTGTAAAGTTAATTATTAGTATAGGTAACAGgaaatatacatagaaaatagGTGGCTAGGGAAAATAACGCAGAGACTTGTTTGCTCAGCTATTCAATACCAGCCAAACTTGCTTTTCAGTTGAAGCAAAAATGTAGGATCTTCTATTAATGATTAGTAAAGTAATTTCTGAAGCCTGCCTCTTAAAGCTTTACTTggattatatacatattttcattCTAATTAAATATTAGAGGCAAGCATTGATAACTACTTTAAAAATCATTAATAAGGCAGAGGATCCTAATAACATACTTGCTGCATTTATTTAACCATTGGACCCCCCCTTAAAACTACTGCCTCTGCACACACAATGAGCATTCTCTTTGTGGGCAGAGTgcaaatattcatgagaattagcctatcaattcacagtACTTGAAGTCATCAGGCCATGGTCATGTGATATATACATAGCATACATCACATGTGTGTAGTACAATAGCTTCAATAAGATAATATAACTGTTGTTCAACAAATTCTGATGTACTTACTGTTGTTCACATTCATGTGTAAATATGAGAACGCTCAACACTTTCACTATTATCAACACTTAATCGTTCACCAGATTGTGAATTCTCACACTGTTATCTGAAACAATATAATATCCATCTATATTGTCACTTTGAACCAACTGGCTACCCTTACAGTTAGGGTCTTTTTTTTCCCTTGGGGTGAATCCATTCCAACATTGATAACCAACTAAAATAAAAGTGTGACCCTAAAAGAATTTATAATCTGCTGCTCTCTGTGCCACAGGCCGTTGTTGCAGTGATTAAGAAACATCTTTATACTTGTCATGTGTGGCAATATAAAACCACTGGAAATTTAGTAATGCCCATTTCAACATAGTTCTTACAAAAGTTTTCTCCATGGCAATCTGTGCAGTTATATTAAGTACAGTATGTCTGAGATACACTCACACAGTGCTGTATGGGTCAATTACATATGACTCTCCCATCTTCCATTCCCAGAGTGTACTGTGCACAGTGGTGAATAGAAGATGCACAATTGTATAGTTATAGTAAAATGAACTCACTTTGGAACAGCCTGGAGTAAAGGCCCCTGGAACACCAAAGAGTACCCCCTTCTTGTTACCAAATACATCCCTCACACTGGTCTTGTTTCCAGGTCCTCCATCGTACACCTGTACATCTGGAAGCTGATCTCCAACCTTAAAAAGAGAAATATAGGAATAATGCGGAACAGTGCAAAAGTCTCCAGACTGCAAATACTAAAcattattatatgtaatatagcaattaagttgttttttttttttaatatataaaagtggAAAGTTTTCTTAATAAAGGTGTGGCTGGTTCGCATTCTGCTTTTCTACGGTGTTATAGGGTTGGTGTGTGTTTGTAGGGCCCGCATTGTACTGAAATAAGAGGTGATGGATCACCTTACAGCCAGCGAACAAAGAGCTGATTTCACGTTACTAAAGTCCAGCCACACCTGTTTCCAGGTGTCAGCTTATAAATATCCATAGATACTGCAAGCACTATTTTGCATAAATGTTGCATCTTATCAATGACACTACATTTCCTGGCAAACCCATATCTGGGGTTTTCCCCAGAACATTATACTTGCATTAAAGATTATGTCATTCACACCCAGAACCCTCCAACACATGTGTCAGATGGCAATAATCCCAGCGTTTGCACTCAATCACATCCATCAGACATTGGCTTCTACAAACCGCTCTATTAGTAAGATTATGGCAGAAGAACATGACACCATACATTCTTAATATATAAAACACCTCATAACTACTGGAATTACTATATAATTTGATATTAAAAGACAAACACAGTCATGTGTACAGCCAcgcatttttgtttcctttattttaaGTAGTTTATctttagtttttatttgtttttaacatgCAGTTTGGGAAGATTccttaaaaacaaaatgaaaagccATCATGGTACACACCCCACCTTTTGCTCTTAGGGGAAGCCTGAACAAATTAGAAGTGGGTCTAGGTGAGCGGATAGGTAGAAATTTCTCAAAAGGTGCATCACATCGAGGTCCAATCTCCTAGCTCTATAGGAGTATCCAATTGATGAGATTAAACACTGCTGCTTTCCACCTAAAACACTGCCTGATTGAGCCTCATTGAGGTTTTAAATTCATtat is part of the Mixophyes fleayi isolate aMixFle1 chromosome 10, aMixFle1.hap1, whole genome shotgun sequence genome and harbors:
- the PRDX5 gene encoding peroxiredoxin-5, mitochondrial, with translation MSIKVGDQLPDVQVYDGGPGNKTSVRDVFGNKKGVLFGVPGAFTPGCSKTHLPGYVNQAEDLKSRGVEILACISVNDAFVVSEWGKVHGAEGKIHMLADPTGAFAKAAGLLLDKKELEDLFGNKRCKRFSLIVEDGKVKAINIEEDGTGLTCSLAGNITSQL